In Bacillus sp. S3, the sequence TTTCCTTATCTAGTTGTCTATAAATAATATCATTTAAATGATTGTGCTCCTTCTCATTATATGTACTTCCGAGCATATAATCATAGGCTTCCGGTCGAATGGTCACATAATCTGCAATTTTTGTTTGAAAAGCACCTGCAATGACATAACCGAAATTATATTTTAATCCGAAATACAGGGCTGCACTGCCTCCTTTTGAAGAGCCGGCTAGAATAACATTTTCATATTTAATATTATATTTTCTCATCATATTGGTGATCAGAGACATAACAGATGTTTCTACTTCAAAACTCATATTTTCGCCAATATAATAACAGCCTGTAGGACCGTAGTCATCTAATATAAATAACTTATGGCAATCAAATGTTTTAAGTGTCCTCATGTAGTTGTATGCATGTTTAACTTTGGAAGTGTTTTCTGCAAATCCCGAAAAAACGATAAGTAGATACTCTTTATTCACTTGCCCTTCTTCAAAGATATATTTAATAGGAAGGTTTGTGTTATATATTTTTTCGTTTAACAACATTACTATTCACCTATTTCAGTCTAATTATTTTTTTGATAACTATTAGTAGTAAAGTTCTAAATCCATTCATTGATCATTTGATCCTGACGTATCGTACAGATAAACTGTTATAATGGTTAAATGCAGGGCTTTTCATGAAAGGAGCAACAATGTTTAAACAGAAGATTCATAGAATCATTTTTCTTGCTGTCACAGTTATTTTATTCATTCTTATACCCATTGCTATTCATTATTCCGATCAAACCGATCGCCTTGATAACAAACCATTTTTAATAACGGAGCACGACAACATCCATGAAAAAGTTGACCCGAAAGACTTTGGTGCTGTTGGAGATGGCATAACAGACGATACGAAAGCTCTCCAGGCATGGCTGGATGCACCGGGGAAAAATAAAGTTTTAAAAAATGGTGTTTTTAAAATCACATCAGGATTACGCTCATCTGAAGCTGGCAGAACCATTAAAACCGATGGTGCTGTCATTATAGCTGACACAGCAAATATGATTATGCTTACTGTTACAGGTGAACAAAGTATTGTATCGGTTGATTTAAATGGAAACAACAAAGCTGCAGGTGGAATTTTAATCCTGGGTGATGGATGCCAAGTTCAAAATAGTAAAATCGACAATATCTATGGTTCCAATCAAACTGCATTCGGCATTAAGGCTCAAACTTCAAATGGTGTGCTTATTGAACAGAGCACAATCAAAAACATACGAGGGACAAAAAACGGTAAATTCGGTGATAATATTGGTGCTTCTCGTGCCATTTTAGTCACATCAAAAGAAGCTGCTTCTAAACCGAATATTATAAGAAATAATTCAATTGACGGTGTGACAGGTGAAGAAGGCGATGCTATCCAATTTCTCTTTAATAATGGACAAGTTACGTTTCTAAATGCGCAAGGAATGATAGAAAATAACATGATTAAGAATTGTAATAGGCGAGCCATAAAAGTCCAAGCATCCAATGTAAAGATCCTAAATAATACACATATCAATACCTTGAGTAAAGATGATTTACCGCATGCCGCTAACCTAATTGATATTATTCATTCCAATTTTATTATTGTTCAGGGCAACAAACTGGATGCAACATTCTTCTTAGGTATTAGTCTAAGTGGAGATTCAACTAGAAAAGCGTCAGGGATACTGGTAAAAGGAAATATTATTCAAGGCGGGCTAGTCCTTTTGGATGGAAGAAGGGTAACAGCCAGCGGAATTTATTGGAATAATATAACAGATAGTCAGATCATTGCTAATTCTATTGCAGATGCGGTTATCCCCATCTCTGGAGCAAACGGTACCAATATTACAGTTGCTGATAATCGGTTTTGGGGCGGAGACGGATTATATCCCGCCATTAACATTTTATCCTCAAACACCAACATACATATCTCCGATAACAAACAAATGGCAGGCAGACGCTCCACTCTAATAAGAAATAATTCTCTGGAACAGTAAAGCAGTAATTTAAGATAAAACTCAAAAATAAGCTGATTAGAAACTTTTCCAATCAGCTTATTTTCCCAAAGGTACTGTTTATCTATTACCCCGCACCATGGACACGATGGATACCAAACATTAATGAAGCACTAAATATGACGGCTAGGAAAAGAAGAATGAACTGTATTGTAAAAAAAGCTTTCCTTTGCTTCTCCCTTTTATTACCTTTTCGATCTGTCCCATTAGAATGAATGGGTTCGTGATGATCTTCTTTATATTGCCGTTCTAACATTTTAGCCCTGTACTCTTTCTTTTCCGATTTAGTTAAGGCGTTAAACATTTTAATAAACTCAGTGTATTCTTGAACCACCATTTCAGCCTCAGCAAATCTTTCAAGTCTGCCAAAATGGATCCACATCACTCGATCGCAAAATTCCTTAATTTGTGAAATAGAGTGACTGATAAAGATAATGGTTTTCCCTTGACTTTTAAACTCATTCATCTTGTCTAAACACTTGTTATAAAATGTTTGGTCTCCCACAGAAAGAGCTTCATCAACAATCAATATATCGGGTTTTGTATGAATGGAAATAGCAAATCCCAAGCGTGATTTCATTCCACTTGAATAACTTTTCACAGGCTGATGAATGAAATTACCGATATCAGCAAATTCAATAATTGCGGACTTGAGCTCCTCAATTTCTTCTTTCTTTAAGCCGTGCATTAAACACTTTAGTTCGATATTTTCTATACCAGATAACTGATTATTTAATCCAGCCGAAATGGCAATTAACGAGGATTCACCGTTAATTTTAATATTTCCGGAAGTAGGAGGAATAATCTGAGCCAGTAAATTGGATAAGGTTGATTTGCCCGATCCATTTAATCCTACAATTCCTACCGCTTCCCCTTCATAAATCTCAAACGATACATCTTTCAGTGCATAAAAGCGATCCTTATTATTCTTAAAGGATATCATCTCCATTAATTTATCGGATTGTTTTTTATATAAATTAAAGCTTTTTGATACTTTTGAAAATGCGATTTTCGGCCTCATTATTTAAAGCCTCCAATTAAATATAGTCAACAAACTTATGACGGAATTTTACATGTATACTTGATCCAACAAAAAAAATGAATAAGGTGATCAGCCAAAAGTATAAAGTATACGTCCCGTCATTGAAAAACCAATTTCCACCTAATAATGAACTCCTAAAACCTTCAATAATATAGAAGAAAGGATTCAACTGTAAAAAATCAACCATTGTGTCAGGTAAACTATGAACATTCCAAACTATTGGTAATACATACATCATGATCCTCATTGCTGACTGTACCATTTGCTGAATATCTCGAACAATGGTTGTCAGCGAGGAAAGTAATAATGATAAACTCAAAAGCAATGAATAAAGACAGAGTAAATAATATGGTAATTGTAATAGATACATTCCAGGGAAGAACCCTTTTAAACTAATAATTCCTAGTGATAGTACGATCATGATTAAGAAAGCAAATGAATTTCCGATAATTTTTATAGAGGGCAGCACACTTACAGGGAATTTCATTTTAGAAACTAGGTTTATATTTGCATAGATACTATTTGAAGCCTGAGTTAAAGTAGGATTTATAAAAAGCCATGGAACGATCCCCGCAATTAGCCATAGAAGAAATGGGGTCCCTTCTACAGAAGATCCCCCTCTTATTCCAAAGCCAAAGATAAACCAATAGACGCCAATTTGAATCATAGGATTCAATATTTGCCAAAATGCACCCAGGTAGTGCGTAGTATATTTACTTTTTTCCTCAAAAAAGCTTAATCGAAAAATCAGATTCAAATGAAGAAGTTGTTCCTTCATCACTTGCCATATTACGTTCATACAAGAGTTGCTTCCTTTTTAAGAGATTCAAATAAATTACCATAATTTATGTACTCTACATCCTCCGAGACAGCCTTCACTACGTTCTTTGTATCAAAAATCCGCTTCTGATTCATGGCTGCTAACTCTGTTCCTTCGATTAGTTTAAATTCATCATGATCTGATAAAACTACGATTAAATCAGAGCCTTTTACCGCTTCTTCCATATTAGACATCACCCAGTCATGTTGAACGTGAGGATCATAGGCTCTAACTTCAAATTGATTTTGCTCTTTAAGGCATTCAAATATCTCCATCGCTGGACTTTCTCGAATATCATCGACATTCCCTTTATAGGTTAAACCAAATACGGTTACTACTTTGCCATCCATATTTTTCATTAACTTATTCACATTATTAACTACATAATCTGGCATAGTTGTATTAATAGAACGTGATAAGTTAATTAATTTAGCCGTTTCAGGTGCTTTCGCCACAATAAAGTATGGGTCAACAGCTAAGCAATGCCCGCCAACCCCGGGACCAGGCGTATGCAAGTTCACACGTGGATGTTTGTTTGCCATTTGAATAACATCTAGTGCGTTTATTTCTAACTCATTACAAACCATTGCTAATTCATTTGCCAAAGCAATATTTACATCTCTGAACGTATTTTCCATTAACTTTGACATTTCCGCTGTTTTTGCATTGGTTTTAATGATTTCTCCTTTAACAAACGTACTGTATACTAATGCACCAGCTTCAGCGCATTCTGATGTCATTCCGCCAACAATACGGTTATTGTAAATAAGTTCATGAAGAATTTGACCAGGTAATACTCGTTCTGGACAGTGCACAAGGAAAATATTCTTTCCTACTGTAAAACCAGCTGCTTCCACTAATGGCTTGATGACGTCATCCATGCTGCGCGGGGCAATGGTCGATTCAACAATAATCACATTGCCTGGTTCAACAAAAGGCAATACAGATTTGACCGCGCTAACCACATAGGTTAAATCACAGGATTTATACTGATCATCATGATTCGGTGTGGGAACTGACACTATAAATGCATCTGCTTTCTCAGGCTTTAATGAGGCTTTAAACGTACCCTTTTTGATTACTTCCTCTAATGCTTCTTGTAAACCTGGTTCTTCAATATGAATATGTCCGTTATTTAACGAATCTATAACTGCTGAATTTACGTCCACGCCTACCACTTCAACATTGTGTTTTGCAAACATAATCGATGTTGGTAAACCAATATACCCTAAACCAATTGTACAGATTCTCATTTTACGTTCCTCCTAGCAATTTAATATGATCAAGATGGAATCTATTAGACTAAAACAGCTGCATTCTTTTTATCGTTGACTATTTGTTCAAATACACCTGTAGCTTGTTCTATATTTCCTATCTCAGATTTATAAGCAAGCGGGGAGTTACTTAGAATACTATTTTTTTCACATATCCCCCAAATCTTTGTGCCACTGCCCATGTAATCACTTAATTTCGATGGTAAATATGGATTTATTGGTTTACTATCTTTCGTCTTTGCATCATTAACAACCAAGCAATCAAAAGCAGTAGTTAAATGAAGGAATTCATAGTAACTTGCATATGGGTTCACCTTCACAAATTCTTCTACCTTACTTCCCTTTAAGTCTTCTTGTAGAGACGCTGGATTGGCAGTGAAAATATGAAGATTAACATTTTTTCTAAGTTGTTCGTTGACATTTTCAAGACCCGCAAACAAGTCATCTAAGTTTCTTGTTTGATAAAAAGTACCGAAATAAGCAATATTCACCTTTTCTTTATCTAAGGCATAATTACTTTCCTTCATGTTATAAAACTCTTTAGGAAGTGTCGGCTGCGGTGAGATCACTGCCTTACTTTTAATCATTTTCTTTATTCTCTTAACAGGGAAACTATCTACCATATATTTAAGTTGATTTTCATTGGTGAATATTAACTCATCAGCAAAAAGATAAGGTAAATACTCACACCAGAAAAATAAGTTGGCATCATTCACAGCTGGGAGCTTGTATTTCTTTGCAATTAATTGATTGGTTTTCTTTATAAATGACTCATCATCAATCTTTGCTTCCCTTGTATTTCCGTGTATATCTAGCAGGAGAGGATCAGAAAACTCTGCAACCCATTTTACTTTCGGATTAAGCATTTTATATTTGTAAGCAAGAAAATGTGAGCCTGGCCACATAGCACGGCTATATATCTCTTTGTATTTTTTTGTCTTGCCAATTTTGTCCATTCCTAATTTACAGAAATCATCAATGGCTTTCCAATTTGAGAAACTTGGATAAGAAGGGATTTCTACCCTCTCTTCGATCAGGTCGTCTATTATGTAATTTAACTTGGTGTCTTTTTCTCGAACCTTATCCATTTTATTGTAGACAACGTCTACTACTTCGTTCATATTTCGAATCCGTTTTGCCATTACATTTCCGCTCGTATCAACATATGGCGGGAAACAATAAGAAATAATTAACTTATCAGCCAGCCCTCGATTGACTATTTTATAAGGCAGATAGGATATTTTTAGCTTTTTCATTTCACTAACTACTTTTTCTCGATCTTGATTATTTTCCTTTAGATATCTATTAATAAAAGATGTTTGGGCATTTATTTTTTGTTTAATAAATGTTAGCTTATTCACGTCCGTCGTTTGATCAAGCAATAGGTCCAGCTGCTTAATAACTGCTAATCTTTGGGTAATAAAGAAATCAAACGTCATTGACTGACGTGATACGGAATTATCACGTAAAACTCTATAATAAATCGCTTGCTTATCAATAGGTATGACTTTGAATTTTAGATCATTTTTTACAAATAGTTCGATAAAAAATACTACATCTTCTCCACTTTTCAATTCGGTTTTATACTGTATGTCTTTTAGGCATATTGTAGGGACCAGTTTACATGCATTAATAGTAGCTACCATATTTAAGGATAAATAGTTATTTTCTTCATTTTTTTCTGCACTGATGATTTGTTTGTTAATCGCATTATCATGGTCAGCTTTTCCTTGTTCGCTTATATTAACAATCTGTGAAACAACCGTTGTATCAGGTTGAGCATGCTTTAACATCTCTTCCAGGAAATTAGTTGAAATATAATCATCATCATCTAAAAACACAGTATATTCTCGTTCGGCATGCTGCAATCCAAGATTTCTAGCAGAGGAAGCACTTGCTATAGAAGAATAGAGTAAAGTAACATTAGTTATTTTGTGTTTTTCTGTGAAATTATTAACAATTGATTCAGTAGAATCCTTTTCCCCATTCATAATGATAATGACATCAAACAGTTCTTGTTTTAAGGTTTGTTTATAAAGTGAATCTAGGCACTTTATAATTACCTTCTCCCCTTTATACGTTGGAACAATGACGCTGATTCCTTTTTTATATTTTGGTATATGTACATTTTCCTTTGGTTTTGCGGTTAACGCTGGCGTAACAATCAGATTTATTTTTTTCCTGAGCAACTGTATTTCATTCAATCTGTTTAGAATTTCTTGCTTGTTCAAAGCATTTACCCCCTAGAAATCTTTTTAGCTGAATTACGTTTCATCTGCCAATATTTTATTGTTAAGGAACCAAGCTTTGAATTTTTTAATGCTAAATATCTTCTTTCCAAAAGGTTGAGTTTGTTCTCTAAATCCTTAATTACTTGTTCTTTTTGGTTTAATTCCTCTTTATCTTTTAAATAATGGTTGAGTTCGCTCTCTTCATGATTTAAATTATTCAGCAGGTCCGTTTTCAACAAAGTTAACTGTTTGTTTCGTTCTAAAATGACGTCATCTTTTATCTTATTTTCTTCAAGAAGTTGTTTAACTTTGGAGTTTAACTGAACCTTTAATTCCTCTTTTTCTTTTAAATAATGGTTGAGTTCCTTCTCTTCATTATTTAGAGTATTCATCAGCTCTGTTTTCAACATTGATACCTGTTTGTTTCGTTCTAAAATGACGTCATCTTTTTCGTTCATCTCTTCAAGAAGTTGTTTATGATTATGATTGAAGTTTGATTGAACCTGTAATTCCTCTTTATCTTTTAAATAATGCTTGAGTCCCTTCTCTTCATTCTGTAAAGTATTCAACAGCTCCGTTTTCAACATTGTTACCTGTTTGTTTAGTTCTAAAATGACGTCATCTTTTTCGTTCATCTCTTCACATTGAATTTTTAACTTCTTTTCAGTAACCTTATTCTTCTCGTTTTCTTGAGTTAAAAGAATTCTGCTTTGTTCAATCTCTTTTTTTAATTCCTCTTGGATTACTTTATTGATCTCCTTTGCAAGATTAAATTCCATTTTATTTTGTTCTAACTGTTCTTTTAATTCCTCAATATGTACATTTTTTTGAACAAGTTCCTCAACCTTCTTGTCGGAAAGAATCGTAAGCTGTTCTAAGTTTTCCCTTAGGTTATAAATTTCTATTTCCTTTTGTTCTATTTGTTTATTAAAATTTTCAATATAACTGCGATGTTGATTTTCTACTTTATCAATTAATGAATGAATTTGATGGTTTTGCTCTTTCACTTGCTGCAAAAGTCTTCGATTTGTTTCTCTCTCCTCTATTGTTTCACTACTATTCTTACTTTCTACCTTTTTAAGTTCACTTAGATAGTCGTTTAACACTTTAATCTGATGATCACGTTGTACAACTTGTTCTTTATACTTTTCGATAGATTGACTATGCTGCGCTTGTAGGTTTTTCACATATTCATTTTTCTGTCTTAAAGTATGTTGGAAGTTCTCAATTCTCGTTACTAAGCCTCTTTCGACCGTGTAAAAAGCCTTTTCTAGCTTTTCGATCACCTCACGACTAAATGTCCCCTTATTGGAGAACAGCTTCGTGTCTGAAGTCTTTTTACAAACTACACCAACCCAATTTCCAAGGTATTCTATTTTTTCAATAGAAAAGTATGTAGACAAATGATCATACAAATCTAAAAAATAATACGTGCGTTTATGATCAAAGTAATCATTAATTCCAAAAGGAACGGTTACTACTAATAGACCATCGTTCTCTAAGTGATCAAAAATTTTTTTTAGAAAACTATAGGGGTCCGATATATGTTCAAGTACCTCTGTTAATAAGATTGTTTCATAGGAAGATTCCAATTCTTTTTCGGTCATAAAGTTTGCCACTTTAAATGTAACCTTCTGTTGAACCGTAGCATGCTCATTTTCTAAGTCCGATTTTGCATAGTCAATCGATTCCTGCGCAATATCAATCGCATCAACATTTTTACCCTCACGGCCTAAAATAATGGGTACTACTCCTTGCGAACAGCCTATATCTAAAATATGCTCTCCTTTAACTTGGTTAACAATCCAATTAATACGGTTTCTGGTTTTTACACTAAAGTCTTCCCCCATATTCCCTTTATAGGCTTCTGAGATTCTATCTAATGGCTTTTTAGTCATTTCATTTTCCTCTCTAAGTGGTAGAAATTTTATATCAGTGTTTAGCAGCAACGTATTATATACTCGAATTAGTTGATGTCTGGAAATTACTTTTCCCTTTATAAATGACATGTCTATAAATAGTTAGGAATTCTTGCTTCTCTTCTTCCCAATTATATTTAAACCGGGCAGCAATACTGTTTTGACTAAATTGTTCCCTTAATGTTGGATTTAAAAGCAAGTTATTAACGGCAGCAGCTATTTCTTCATAGTTATGAGAATCTACTGTAATCCCAGTCTGCTCTTCCTCTACCACCTTTTTTATTTCAGGAAAATCACAAGCAATTACTGGAATTCCACTCATCATGTATTCGAATAATTTATTCGATGAAGCTGAATAGTGGTTAAAACATACATTGTTTAATACTTGAAAACCTACATAAGCATTTCTCGTGTATTTTGGCAGTTCCGCTAGCGGAACCTTTGGAAGAAATTTCACTTTGTCTTGAAGTTTCATTTCTCGAACCATATTTTGTAATTCTTTTTTGATTTTCCCATCACCTATGAGAACCAAAATTCCTTCATTAAAAAGTGGTGCGGCTTTTATCAATTTATCTAAACCTCTACCAGTTTGAATCCCCCCCTGGTAAAGTAGAATTTTTTCGTGTTTTGGAATATTTAATATCCCATGTAGATCGACTCTTTCGTCATTCATACTTGTTTGTTTAAACGGATAGTTATGAACAACCTTTGGATAAAACCCGTACAATTTTTCGTTATAGACTGCTCTCGTATGATTTTCTACCATCATATCATCAATCTTTTTGATTAAAAAACCTTCTAAATCCCCATAAACCGGACTTTGATATCCTGTACGGCTCGTTTGTACCTCATGGGAATCATATATCAATTTTTTACATTTCAAGCGCCATTTGGAGGAAATATACCCTTGTAACAGTGTATTTAAGTCATTCGAATGATAGATATCGTAGTTCTTTCTATAGCCCATTAGAATCATGCGAAGAATAAGACTTCCTCTAATCCAAACAATGTTAAGTTTTGTTTTCAATATTATTACAGCTAATAAAGTTATAATCGAAAATAACACCGGGACGTTATATATCAACAATCCCCATACACATAATAAAAAGGCTCCAAACAATTTATGTTGTAAGGAGCACCTGTATACTTTCTGGATTAATTCAAGTAAAACGGGATATCTTCTAAGTCGATATACCTTAAAGTTTTCGTTTCTTTGTTCAAATCTTGGCAGTGAAGCATCCTTTGGATCATGGATACACACTAAATCGACTTCATACCCTGCCTCCGATAATGCTGTACATTCCCGCAATACTCTAGCATCGTTTGTGAAGTGATTCCATACGAACATGCACACTTTTTTCGACATCTTTTGCATCCTCCCTTTGCCGCGATAACCTAGTATCACTCATGTATTCTACCAAACTAGCAATATTCATCTCCCAATTAAATTGAGTAAGAATAAGTTGCTGTGCTTTTCGAGTCATTTGTGTTCTTACTGGGTCGTTCTCTAACAGCTTGACAATTTGTGTAACTATTTGTTGTGGATCGCTGCCATTTATTGCTATTCCTACACCTTCATGATTAATTAAATCCTTGGCGTATCCATCCACCACACCAAGGATTGGAACACCGCATGTCATATAATCAATCATTTTTCCAGGCAGAACCGTTTTAAAGACTTCCTTGTCCTTTAAGGTTACTATTCCTAAATCGTGTTCAGCCATCACTTTAAAGCATTGTTTTTTGGTCATTGGTTTCATAAATTTTACACTTTTATACTGTTTAATCGAATCAATCAGCTGCCTCCTATGGACTCCATAACCAATAATCGTTAGCTGAATGTCATGCTCCGCTAAAAGAGGGACGAGTTGATGAATAATTTCCGTATTTTGCGCAAGCCCAAGATTACCGGCATAAATTAATTTTCGTGTCCCCTTTTTCCTTTTGATCGGAGCTAGTTCTTCTTTGATTACGCTATTGGGAATGTAAAGGATTTTGGATTCTTGAATTCCTGCTTTCCTTTGAATATACTCTTTAAACCCCATACTATTGATGACGATTTTATCGGACTTTTTATACAGGATTTTTTCTAAAGCTCCAAAGAATTTCAGAATGAGATCATGATCAAATACTCCTACCCCTTTTAACGATTCTGGCCATAAATCCCGTATATCTAAAATGAACTTTGTTTTGTATCTATATTTAGCAAAAAGGCCGACAAATCCGGTGAAAATCGGTGGTGAGGTAACAAAAATATAATCATATTTCTGTTTATCTTGAAGAATTAGCCATATAAACTTGAACGCAATTTCCAAGTAATAAAATAAGCGATTCAATAGTTGATTTGAATATTTTCTGCTGCTAATTTTAATTCTTTTAATGTGCGAATGATCGTCATTCAATGACTCCTCATCCCAAAATTCTTCATTTTGATAAATCTTCTTATTTGGGTATGAAGGTTCAGTAGTGAGCACCGATACATCAAAATCATTTTTCCCCAACAATGTATATAGGTGTTTAATGCGGTTGGCATGACTCCCTATTTCCGGGTAAAAATGCTGCGAAATAATTAGTACACGTTTCACTTCCATTACCCCTTTTTCTATTTCAATTTTGCTGTCATGCTTCACTAACTCTGATTATTAAATTCAACCAATAAAAAAATATCTAATGTAAAAATAAGAGATTCAACACTTATCTTTTCATTAGATATCCGAGCTACTAAAATGAGTGAGATAGGTGTTCCTCTGACATGCTATTCCGGTAATAACTAAAAATATTGTGCCAGCAGGTTTTGGGAAACTAGATCATCATCATTTGCAATGACCCCTCTAAGGTCTTTCATTGAAACCAGTTTATCCTTTTTTCAACAGAGATTAAATGCGACGATTGGTGGGTTTTACGTGTTGAACATGGTCTTACTTTAATCAATCTGGGACTTTGAATGGACATGACAAAAACTCCCTAAGTCCGCTTTAGGGAGTGTTTTATCGGGTTCACTCTTCTGTTTGATAGTCAGCAATATCACCAATATACGCTACCATAGCACCCATCCTTTTCTACCACACTCTTTTTCCACTACTGATCAGTGAGATTGGGTGATGATGATGACATTACGGCGGGATGCTTCCTGGTATTACTTCTTCATTTGGTTTACCTCAAGCATTTCCTAGACCGTAATGCACTCCTTGTTCACGAATAAAGTCCAGCTCCTCCATTCTTTCTATTCCTTCTTTGTTCTGCTAGCCGGTTAATCCATTTACACCATTCCTCTCACTCGCAAACTCAGGCTATTTTTCAGCTAAACTCCTTTATTTCATCCAAGTTCCAAGTTTTTGGTTTTTTATTCCACAAAATGCCCCTAAAATGGTATTATATACCTGTCTAAAACTCAAAACCTTTTACTAGGAGTGTCTTTGAATGTCATCTTTATTAATCCTCATTGAAAATTATCGCCATGAAATGTTTGAATTAGCGGAAAAGTACGGACCTACTTCGGAGCAAACGCTTGAATGCAGCCAGCAGTTAGATCAATTATTAAACTTATTGATGAAAACGGAGAAACATAAAGGACTCATTTCGTAACGGACACCCATTGGAAATTCGTTCTCTTATTTCATCATTTTTTATATAGGGTTTTCGGTCATTTCATGTTTTTACATTATCAAAAATACAATCTATCTAACTTTTACATGAGATCAGACTCCATCATTCATTATTTCCTTTGTATAACGATCCTCTTTTCGAAATAATAAATGTTGAATAAAGTGATAGTTATGAGCTGTTTTCACAAAACAAAAAGGCTGTCGAAATGGAATCCCTTCAACAGCCTTATCAATCTATTCTATATATTTAGCAGACAACTAATTGTCGCAAGTCTGCTGTTAATTCTTCCATCATTTTTTCCAGCGTGATTTCTGTCTCACTTATACCTTTATCATACGCCTTTTTCATAATCTCTGAAAAATCGGTG encodes:
- a CDS encoding right-handed parallel beta-helix repeat-containing protein, which produces MKGATMFKQKIHRIIFLAVTVILFILIPIAIHYSDQTDRLDNKPFLITEHDNIHEKVDPKDFGAVGDGITDDTKALQAWLDAPGKNKVLKNGVFKITSGLRSSEAGRTIKTDGAVIIADTANMIMLTVTGEQSIVSVDLNGNNKAAGGILILGDGCQVQNSKIDNIYGSNQTAFGIKAQTSNGVLIEQSTIKNIRGTKNGKFGDNIGASRAILVTSKEAASKPNIIRNNSIDGVTGEEGDAIQFLFNNGQVTFLNAQGMIENNMIKNCNRRAIKVQASNVKILNNTHINTLSKDDLPHAANLIDIIHSNFIIVQGNKLDATFFLGISLSGDSTRKASGILVKGNIIQGGLVLLDGRRVTASGIYWNNITDSQIIANSIADAVIPISGANGTNITVADNRFWGGDGLYPAINILSSNTNIHISDNKQMAGRRSTLIRNNSLEQ
- a CDS encoding ABC transporter permease, producing MNVIWQVMKEQLLHLNLIFRLSFFEEKSKYTTHYLGAFWQILNPMIQIGVYWFIFGFGIRGGSSVEGTPFLLWLIAGIVPWLFINPTLTQASNSIYANINLVSKMKFPVSVLPSIKIIGNSFAFLIMIVLSLGIISLKGFFPGMYLLQLPYYLLCLYSLLLSLSLLLSSLTTIVRDIQQMVQSAMRIMMYVLPIVWNVHSLPDTMVDFLQLNPFFYIIEGFRSSLLGGNWFFNDGTYTLYFWLITLFIFFVGSSIHVKFRHKFVDYI
- a CDS encoding nucleotide sugar dehydrogenase; amino-acid sequence: MRICTIGLGYIGLPTSIMFAKHNVEVVGVDVNSAVIDSLNNGHIHIEEPGLQEALEEVIKKGTFKASLKPEKADAFIVSVPTPNHDDQYKSCDLTYVVSAVKSVLPFVEPGNVIIVESTIAPRSMDDVIKPLVEAAGFTVGKNIFLVHCPERVLPGQILHELIYNNRIVGGMTSECAEAGALVYSTFVKGEIIKTNAKTAEMSKLMENTFRDVNIALANELAMVCNELEINALDVIQMANKHPRVNLHTPGPGVGGHCLAVDPYFIVAKAPETAKLINLSRSINTTMPDYVVNNVNKLMKNMDGKVVTVFGLTYKGNVDDIRESPAMEIFECLKEQNQFEVRAYDPHVQHDWVMSNMEEAVKGSDLIVVLSDHDEFKLIEGTELAAMNQKRIFDTKNVVKAVSEDVEYINYGNLFESLKKEATLV
- a CDS encoding glycosyltransferase, whose protein sequence is MNKQEILNRLNEIQLLRKKINLIVTPALTAKPKENVHIPKYKKGISVIVPTYKGEKVIIKCLDSLYKQTLKQELFDVIIIMNGEKDSTESIVNNFTEKHKITNVTLLYSSIASASSARNLGLQHAEREYTVFLDDDDYISTNFLEEMLKHAQPDTTVVSQIVNISEQGKADHDNAINKQIISAEKNEENNYLSLNMVATINACKLVPTICLKDIQYKTELKSGEDVVFFIELFVKNDLKFKVIPIDKQAIYYRVLRDNSVSRQSMTFDFFITQRLAVIKQLDLLLDQTTDVNKLTFIKQKINAQTSFINRYLKENNQDREKVVSEMKKLKISYLPYKIVNRGLADKLIISYCFPPYVDTSGNVMAKRIRNMNEVVDVVYNKMDKVREKDTKLNYIIDDLIEERVEIPSYPSFSNWKAIDDFCKLGMDKIGKTKKYKEIYSRAMWPGSHFLAYKYKMLNPKVKWVAEFSDPLLLDIHGNTREAKIDDESFIKKTNQLIAKKYKLPAVNDANLFFWCEYLPYLFADELIFTNENQLKYMVDSFPVKRIKKMIKSKAVISPQPTLPKEFYNMKESNYALDKEKVNIAYFGTFYQTRNLDDLFAGLENVNEQLRKNVNLHIFTANPASLQEDLKGSKVEEFVKVNPYASYYEFLHLTTAFDCLVVNDAKTKDSKPINPYLPSKLSDYMGSGTKIWGICEKNSILSNSPLAYKSEIGNIEQATGVFEQIVNDKKNAAVLV
- a CDS encoding methyltransferase domain-containing protein, with translation MTKKPLDRISEAYKGNMGEDFSVKTRNRINWIVNQVKGEHILDIGCSQGVVPIILGREGKNVDAIDIAQESIDYAKSDLENEHATVQQKVTFKVANFMTEKELESSYETILLTEVLEHISDPYSFLKKIFDHLENDGLLVVTVPFGINDYFDHKRTYYFLDLYDHLSTYFSIEKIEYLGNWVGVVCKKTSDTKLFSNKGTFSREVIEKLEKAFYTVERGLVTRIENFQHTLRQKNEYVKNLQAQHSQSIEKYKEQVVQRDHQIKVLNDYLSELKKVESKNSSETIEERETNRRLLQQVKEQNHQIHSLIDKVENQHRSYIENFNKQIEQKEIEIYNLRENLEQLTILSDKKVEELVQKNVHIEELKEQLEQNKMEFNLAKEINKVIQEELKKEIEQSRILLTQENEKNKVTEKKLKIQCEEMNEKDDVILELNKQVTMLKTELLNTLQNEEKGLKHYLKDKEELQVQSNFNHNHKQLLEEMNEKDDVILERNKQVSMLKTELMNTLNNEEKELNHYLKEKEELKVQLNSKVKQLLEENKIKDDVILERNKQLTLLKTDLLNNLNHEESELNHYLKDKEELNQKEQVIKDLENKLNLLERRYLALKNSKLGSLTIKYWQMKRNSAKKISRG